The Prunus persica cultivar Lovell chromosome G8, Prunus_persica_NCBIv2, whole genome shotgun sequence genome includes a region encoding these proteins:
- the LOC18767074 gene encoding putative UDP-glucose glucosyltransferase, translating to MGSETPSTHIFLVCFPAQGHINPMLRLGKRLAAKGMLVSFSTTENYGKEMRKANSDINDQATPVGSGFIRFEFFQDGLPEDDPKRADMDYYVPKLELVGKELVAQMIKRHATEGRPVSCLVNNPFIPWVCDVAVELGIPQATLWIQSCAVFSAYYHYNNKTVSFPTEAEPNMDVQLPGMPVLKHDEIPSFLHPSDPFQVLGRAILGQFKKLSKSLYVLMDTFQDLEPEIIEHMSQVCIVKPVGPLFKNPKAPETSIRGDLMKADDCLDWLDSKPPDSVVYISFGSIVHLKQEQVDEIAHGLLCSGVSFLWVLKPPAKAFGLEKHVLPQGFLEEVGDKGKLVQWSPQEQVLGHTSVACFLTHCGWNSSVEALTSGVPVVTFPQWGDQVTNAKFLVDVFGVGLRLSRGKAENRLVMRAEVEKCLLEATVGDKAVELRRNALKWKKAAEEAVAEGGSSDRSLEDFLDEISKITSVA from the exons ATGGGATCTGAAACTCCTTCCACTCATATATTTCTGGTCTGTTTTCCGGCACAAGGACACATAAACCCCATGCTCAGGCTAGGCAAGCGCTTGGCTGCCAAGGGCATGTTGGTAAGTTTTTCCACCACAGAAAACTATGGCAAAGAGATGAGGAAGGCCAACAGTGATATCAATGACCAGGCCACACCAGTTGGCTCTGGTTTTATCAGGTTTGAGTTTTTCCAAGATGGGCTTCCAGAAGATGACCCAAAACGCGCCGACATGGACTACTACGTGCCCAAGCTTGAGCTGGTGGGGAAGGAGCTGGTCGCTCAGATGATCAAACGACATGCCACTGAAGGTCGTCCAGTTTCTTGCCTTGTCAACAACCCCTTCATTCCTTGGGTTTGTGATGTCGCCGTTGAGCTTGGGATCCCTCAGGCCACGCTCTGGATTCAGTCCTGTGCTGTGTTCTCGGCTTATTACCACTACAACAACAAGACGGTGTCGTTTCCTACAGAAGCCGAGCCAAATATGGATGTTCAGCTGCCTGGTATGCCTGTTTTGAAGCATGATGAGATTCCTAGCTTCTTGCACCCTTCTGATCCATTTCAG GTTTTGGGAAGGGCAATCTTAGGCCAATTCAAGAAGCTATCAAAATCATTATATGTATTAATGGACACATTCCAAGATCTGGAGCCCGAAATCATCGAACACATGTCCCAAGTCTGCATAGTGAAGCCTGTTGGCCCTTTGTTCAAGAACCCCAAAGCTCCAGAAACAAGCATACGAGGAGACTTGATGAAAGCCGACGACTGCCTTGACTGGCTTGACTCAAAGCCCCCAGACTCCGTCGTGTACATTTCTTTTGGTAGCATTGTCCACTTAAAACAAGAGCAAGTTGACGAGATTGCTCATGGACTTTTGTGCTCCGGGGTCTCATTTTTATGGGTCCTCAAGCCACCTGCCAAAGCATTTGGATTAGAGAAACATGTTCTGCCACAAGGGTTTTTGGAAGAGGTTGGGGACAAGGGAAAATTGGTTCAATGGAGCCCACAAGAGCAAGTTCTAGGGCACACGTCGGTTGCATGTTTTTTGACTCATTGTGGCTGGAACTCTTCGGTTGAAGCCCTCACTTCTGGTGTGCCAGTTGTGACTTTTCCTCAATGGGGCGACCAAGTCACCAATGCCAAGTTCTTGGTGGATGTGTTTGGTGTGGGGCTTAGACTCAGTCGGGGCAAGGCTGAGAATAGGTTGGTCATGAGGGCGGAGGTTGAGAAGTGCTTGTTGGAGGCAACCGTGGGAGATAAGGCGGTAGAATTGAGGCGTAACGCTTTGAAGTGGAAGAAGGCGGCGGAGGAGGCGGTGGCGGAGGGCGGCTCTTCCGACCGGAGTCTCGAAGATTTTCTGGACGAGATTAGCAAGATCACGTCTGTTGCTTAG
- the LOC18767073 gene encoding triacylglycerol lipase 1, translated as MARPVAVVVAAFLAGLLASEIAAEIAQNSADFYNLGRRRLPQQSLCLELIEPSGYSCSEHKIQTKDGYLLGLQRVSSRSGDLRTQLGPPVLLQHGLFMAGDAWFLNSPEESMGFVLADQGFDVWVGNVRGTRWSHGHVSLSEDDKNFWDWSWQELAEYDLAKMIHHIYSITNSKVFIVGHSQGTIMSLAALTQPDVAEMVEAAALFCPISYLEHITAKFVLRMVNMHLDQMILAMGIHELNFRSDWGVNLLDSICDGHVDCNDLLTSITGKNCCFNNSRVDFYLNYEPHPTSTKNLHHLFQMIRKGTFSKYDYGILKNLKLYGQLKPPSFDLGLIPKSLPLLMAYGGNDDLADVEDFHHTLKELQSTPELVYLENYGHIDFIVSINAKEDLHDRVIGFFRSWGKSSSS; from the exons ATGGCGAGGCCGGTGGCAGTGGTGGTGGCAGCTTTCCTGGCCGGTCTCTTGGCCTCTGAAATCGCAGCAGAAATCGCCCAAAACTCGGCCGATTTTTACAATCTCGGCCGTCGTCGTTTGCCGCAGCAATCTCTCTGTTTGGAGCTCATTGAGCCTTCTGGGTACTCTTGCTCCGAGCACAAA aTTCAAACGAAAGATGGCTACTTATTGGGTCTTCAACGCGTGTCGTCTCGAAGTGGAGATTTGAGAACCCAGCTGGGTCCTCCGGTGCTGCTTCAGCATGGACTCTTCATG GCAGGCGATGCATGGTTTTTAAATTCTCCAGAAGAATCAATGGGCTTTGTCCTTGCAGATCAAGGTTTTGATGTATGGGTAGGAAATGTGCGTGGAACACGTTGGAGTCATGGACACGTATCTTTATCAGAAGATGATAAG AATTTTTGGGATTGGAGTTGGCAGGAATTGGCTGAATATGATCTGGCAAAAATGATACACCACATATATTCGATAACAAACTCCAAAGTCTTTATTGTTGGACATTCACAG GGAACAATCATGTCTTTAGCTGCTCTCACCCAGCCGGATGTAGCAGAAATGGTTGAAGCTGCCGCTCTTTTCTGTCCAATATCGTACTTGGAACATATCACTGCTAAATTTGTACTTAGAATGGTTAATATGCATCTTGATCAG ATGATTCTTGCTATGGGCATCCATGAACTTAACTTTAGAAG TGATTGGGGAGTCAACCTTTTGGATTCAATATGCGATGGCCATGTTGACTGCAATGACTTGCTAACTTCCATAACAG GGAAGAATTGTTGCTTTAATAACTCACGGGTGGACTTCTATCTTAATTATGAACCTCACCCAACATCCACAAAGAACTTGCATCATCTCTTCCAAA TGATTCGTAAGGGTACTTTTTCAAAGTACGACTATGGCatcttaaaaaatttgaagctgTATGGTCAGTTGAAACCCCCTTCATTTGATCTTGGCCTCATACCCAAGTCACTGCCACTGTTGATGGCTTATGGGGGCAATGATGATTTAGCTGATGTGGAAGATTTCCATCACACTCTCAAGGAATTGCAGTCCACTCCAGAGCTAGTTTATCTCGAGAATTATGGTCATATAGACTTCATTGTGAGCATAAATGCCAAAGAAGATCTTCATGACCGCGTGATTGGGTTTTTTAGGTCATGGGGAAAATCTAGTAGTTCTTAA
- the LOC18768945 gene encoding methylthioribose kinase, with amino-acid sequence MAFSEFRPLDEKVLIEYIKATPSLSSKLNNKFDNLTIKEVGDGNLNFVFIVVGSTGSFVIKQALPYIRCIGESWPMTKERAYFEALALREHGGLSPDHVPEVYHFDRTMSLIGMRYLEPPHIILRKGLIAGIEYPLLADHMSDYIARTLFFTSLLYRNTTDHKRAVAEFCGNVELCRLTEQVVFSDPYKISQYNHWTSPYLDSDAEAIREDNALKLEVAELKSLFCERAQALIHGDLHTGSVMVTHDSTQVIDPEFAYYGPMGFDIGAFLGNLILAFFAQDGHADEQNDRKAYKDWILRTIENTWNLFDRKFVALWDTNNDSGDAYLPAIYNNPGLLQLVQKKYIKDLLHDSLGFGAAKMIRRIVGVAHVEDFESIADASKRAGCERRALEVAKLLLKERRKFQGIAEVISAIQQVQ; translated from the exons ATGGCCTTCTCTGAGTTTCGCCCACTGGACGAGAAGGTCCTCATAGAATACATAAAGGCCacaccttctctctcttctaagCTCAACAACAAGTTTGACAACTTAACAATCAAAGAAGTGGGTGATGGCAACCTCAATTTCGTCTTCATCGTCGTTGGCTCCACTGGTTCTTTCGTCATCAAGCAG GCTCTTCCATATATTCGTTGTATTGGGGAGTCATGGCCAATGACAAAGGAAAGGGCATATTTTGAGGCATTGGCACTGAGAGAGCATGGTGGTTTAAGTCCTGATCATGTCCCTGAAGTTTATCATTTTGATCGGACCATGTCTTTGATTGGCATGCGCTATTTGGAGCCTCCACATATCATACTGAGAAAAGGATTGATTGCTGGAATTGAGTACCCCTTGCTGGCGGACCACATGTCGGACTATATTGCAAGGACTCTGTTCTTCACATCCCTCCTTTATCGTAATACCACGGACCACAAACGAGCTG TTGCTGAATTTTGTGGCAATGTGGAGTTATGCAGGCTTACTGAGCAGGTTGTTTTTTCTGATCCATACAAAATATCTCAATATAACCACTGGACTTCTCCTTATCTTGATTCTGACGCTGAGGCTATACGGGAGGATAATGCTTTGAAGCTTGAAGTTGCTGAGTTGAAATCTTT GTTCTGTGAGAGAGCCCAAGCCCTAATACATGGAGATCTTCACACTGGTTCTGTAATGGTGACTCATGATTCAACTCAAGTTATAGATCCAGAATTTGCATATTATGGACCAATGGGTTTTGATATTGGCGCTTTTCTGGGTAACTTGATTTTGGCTTTCTTTGCACAAGATGGGCATGCTGATGAGCAGAATGATCGAAAA GCATACAAGGATTGGATTTTGAGGACAATTGAAAACACTTGGAACCTTTTCGACAGAAAATTCGTTGCACTGTGGGATACAAACAATGATTCTGGTGACGCATATCTTCCTGCGATTTATAACAACCCTGGGCTTCTACAGCTTGtacaaaagaaatatattaaaGATCTGCTTCATGACTCCCTTGGTTTTGGTGCTGCGAAAATGATAAG GAGAATTGTTGGTGTTGCACATGTTGAAGATTTTGAATCAATCGCCGATGCTAGCAAACGGGCAGGTTGTGAGCGTCGGGCTCTTGAGGTTGCAAAGTTGCTTCTTAAGGAGAGGAGAAAGTTTCAGGGCATTGCTGAAGTTATTTCAGCCATTCAACAAGTCCAGTAA
- the LOC109950534 gene encoding uncharacterized protein LOC109950534, translating to MAHPICFLSLLLILAAATLRGTHAVDYVVTNNAGTSPGGVRFNNDIGAEYSRQTLISAADFIWRVFQQNAAADRKSVDKVSLIVENMDGVAFARNNEIHVSAGYIAGYAGDVKKEITGVLYHESTHVWQWNGNDQAPGGLIEGIADYVRLKAGFAPGHWVQPGQGNKWDQGYDVTARFLDYLNGLRNGFVAELNKKLRSGYSPNYFVDLLGKNVDQLWTEYKAKYGN from the coding sequence ATGGCTCACCCTATCTGTTTCCTCTCCTTGCTCCTAATACTAGCCGCAGCGACCCTTCGTGGCACCCATGCAGTCGACTACGTCGTCACCAACAACGCTGGAACAAGCCCTGGGGGCGTCCGCTTCAACAACGACATCGGAGCTGAGTACAGCAGGCAAACTCTGATATCCGCCGCCGACTTCATCTGGAGGGTATTCCAGCAAAACGCAGCCGCAGATAGGAAGAGCGTGGACAAAGTCAGCTTGATCGTTGAAAACATGGACGGCGTCGCATTTGCTAGGAACAATGAGATCCACGTCAGCGCCGGCTACATAGCTGGCTACGCAGGCGATGTGAAGAAGGAGATCACCGGTGTGCTTTATCACGAGTCAACGCACGTGTGGCAATGGAATGGGAACGATCAAGCCCCAGGGGGTTTGATTGAAGGCATTGCTGATTACGTGAGGCTCAAAGCAGGGTTTGCGCCAGGCCATTGGGTTCAGCCAGGTCAGGGGAACAAGTGGGACCAGGGGTATGATGTCACTGCTAGGTTTTTGGACTATTTGAATGGCCTGAGAAATGGGTTTGTGGCAGAATTGAATAAGAAATTGAGGAGTGGTTATAGTCctaattattttgttgatttgcTGGGGAAGAACGTTGATCAGCTCTGGACTGAGTACAAGGCCAAGTATGGAAACTAA
- the LOC18768516 gene encoding uncharacterized protein LOC18768516 encodes MAHIFLLSFLLTLATALHGTHAVDYVVTNKAGASPGGVRFNTDIGAKYSRQTLISATGFIWRVFQQNTAADRKSVQKVTLIIDNITGVAYASNNEIHVSAGYIAGYSGDVKREISGVLYHESTHVWQWNGNGQAPGGLIDGIADYVRLKAGFVPSHWVQPGQGNRWDQGYDVTARFLDYLNGRRSGFVAELNKKLRSGYSAKYFVDLLGKNVDQLWSDYKAKYAQN; translated from the coding sequence ATGGCTCATATTTTCTTGCTCTCCTTCCTCCTAACACTAGCAACTGCCCTTCATGGTACCCATGCAGTCGACTACGTCGTCACCAACAAGGCCGGAGCAAGCCCGGGAGGGGTCCGCTTCAACACCGACATCGGAGCCAAGTACAGCAGGCAAACCTTAATCTCCGCCACCGGTTTCATCTGGAGGGTGTTCCAGCAAAACACAGCCGCTGATAGAAAGAGTGTACAAAAGGTCACTTTGATCATTGATAACATAACCGGGGTTGCATATGCTAGCAACAATGAAATCCACGTCAGCGCTGGCTATATAGCTGGTTACTCAGGCGATGTGAAGAGAGAGATCAGCGGTGTGCTCTATCATGAGTCAACGCACGTGTGGCAGTGGAATGGAAATGGTCAAGCTCCTGGGGGTTTGATTGATGGAATTGCTGATTACGTGAGGCTGAAGGCAGGGTTTGTGCCAAGCCACTGGGTTCAGCCAGGGCAAGGGAATAGGTGGGACCAAGGCTATGATGTTACTGCTAGGTTTTTGGACTATTTGAATGGTCGGAGAAGTGGGTTTGTGGCAGAACTCAATAAGAAATTGAGGAGCGGTTATAGTGCCAAGTATTTTGTTGATTTGCTGGGGAAGAATGTTGATCAGCTTTGGAGTGATTACAAGGCCAAGTACGCACAAAATTAA
- the LOC18766288 gene encoding uncharacterized protein LOC18766288 has protein sequence MVRSIYVLCFITLAAGLVHGAYDMEYFVNDVTVGIHNQDRFEQEIGVNYCMKTLISATEFIWDLFQQSTPEDRKSVHNITLTIEDMKGEAYTNTSNNEIHVSAGYILSYPAADAEGQRNEMNGVIYHQLTHVWQWNGNGQAPRGLVEGIADYVRMKSGFIPSQWAQPGVGDRWDQGYDVTARFLEYLESLRNGFVTELNKKMRLGYSDDDFVQLLGKNVGQLWTEYKLRYAKR, from the coding sequence ATGGTTCGCAGTATTTATGTCCTTTGCTTCATAACACTAGCAGCAGGCCTCGTCCATGGCGCCTATGACATGGAATACTTTGTCAACGATGTCACCGTGGGAATCCATAACCAGGACCGTTTCGAACAAGAAATCGGAGTCAACTACTGCATGAAAACATTAATCTCCGCCACCGAGTTCATATGGGATTTGTTCCAGCAAAGCACTCCCGAGGATAGAAAGAGCGTGCACAATATCACCTTGACCATTGAAGACATGAAGGGAGAGGCTTATACAAATACAAGCAACAATGAGATCCACGTAAGTGCTGGGTACATTCTAAGCTACCCAGCAGCGGATGCGGAGGGACAGAGAAACGAAATGAACGGTGTGATTTACCATCAGTTAACACATGTATGGCAATGGAATGGGAATGGACAGGCCCCAAGGGGTTTGGTTGAAGGAATTGCAGATTACGTGAGGATGAAGTCAGGGTTTATACCTAGTCAGTGGGCCCAGCCGGGAGTTGGGGATAGGTGGGACCAGGGCTATGATGTCACTGCTAGGTTTTTGGAGTATTTGGAGAGTTTGAGAAATGGGTTTGTGACAGAATTGAACAAGAAGATGAGGCTTGGTTATAGCgatgatgattttgttcaGCTGCTGGGGAAGAATGTTGGTCAGCTTTGGACTGAGTACAAGCTCAGGTATGCAAAACGTTGA
- the LOC18768983 gene encoding uncharacterized protein LOC18768983 — protein MAARFLSFFILASFLALASLHGGHAVEFVVENRAPNTPGGIRFTNELGLDYTQQTMGTATDFIWNLFAETTPADRRDVQRVSLFVEDIDGIAFSSNDEIHVGAKYIEGIQGDIKTDFNGVLYHEMTHSWQWNGQGQAPVGLIEGIADFVRLKADYVPNGWVKSGEGQRWDEGYSVTARFLDYCNDLQQGFVAELNKKMRDGYSDNFFQELLGKTVDQLWTDYKAKFAN, from the exons ATGGCTGCTcgctttctctcttttttcatcCTTGCCTCTTTCCTTGCCCTAGCTTCCTTGCATGGGGGCCATGCTGTCGAATTTGTTGTCGAAAACCGGGCCCCGAACACCCCCGGCGGTATCCGCTTTACAAATGAGCTGGGGTTGGACTACACCCAGCAAACAATGGGAACCGCCACAGATTTCATTTGGAACCTCTTCGCGGAAACTACACCGGCAGATAGAAGGGACGTGCAACGCGTGAGCTTGTTTGTGGAAGACATCGATGGCATTGCATTTTCCAGCAACGATGAGATTCATGTCGGGGCTAAATACATTGAG GGCATACAGGGTGATATCAAAACAGATTTCAATGGGGTACTTTACCATGAGATGACACATTCATGGCAGTGGAATGGACAGGGTCAAGCTCCTGTTGGATTGATAGAAGGGATTGCAGACTTTGTGAGGTTGAAGGCGGATTATGTGCCCAATGGATGGGTAAAGTCGGGTGAAGGTCAAAGGTGGGATGAAGGTTATTCAGTGACTGCAAGGTTCCTGGACTATTGCAATGATCTTCAACAAGGGTTTGTGGCTGAACTGAACAAGAAGATGAGAGATGGCTACAGTGACAACTTCTTTCAGGAGCTGCTTGGGAAGACAGTTGATCAACTGTGGACCGACTACAAAGCTAAATTTGCAAACTAA